Proteins encoded within one genomic window of Micromonospora halotolerans:
- the egtB gene encoding ergothioneine biosynthesis protein EgtB has product MTTTERPAIEGERLRARIAAELERTRARTALLTDAVDDDDLVRQHSTLMSPLVWDLAHVGNQEELWLVRDVGGRDPVRRDIDDLYDAFKQPRKDRPALPLLPPAEARAYVRTVREKVHDLLDGIRFTDRKLVEDGFAFGMIVQHEQQHDETMLATHQLRAGGPVLDAPPPPEPRVRVGGEVLVPAGPFTMGTSTDPWALDNERPAHTVELPAYAIDAAPVTNGQYRAFIADGGYDEPRWWSVAGWRHRVEAGLSAPMHWRRDGDGWAYRRFGRWSPVRDDEPVVHVCFHEAEAYAAWAGRRLPTEAEWEKAARWDPATGRSRRYPWGDADPTSAHANLGQRHLWPAPVGAYPDGASPLGVHQLIGDVWEWTSSAFRGHPGFAAFPYREYSEVFFGDDHRVLRGGSFGTDRSACRGTFRNWDYPIRRQIFSGFRCARDARPEESHA; this is encoded by the coding sequence GTGACCACGACCGAGCGGCCGGCGATCGAGGGCGAGCGGCTGCGCGCCCGGATCGCGGCCGAGCTGGAGCGCACCCGCGCCCGCACCGCCCTGCTCACCGACGCGGTGGACGACGACGACCTGGTGCGGCAGCACTCCACGCTGATGTCCCCGCTGGTCTGGGACCTGGCGCACGTCGGCAACCAGGAGGAGCTGTGGCTGGTCCGCGACGTCGGCGGGCGCGACCCGGTGCGCCGCGACATCGACGACCTGTACGACGCGTTCAAGCAGCCCCGCAAGGACCGGCCCGCACTGCCGCTGCTGCCGCCGGCCGAGGCGCGGGCGTACGTGCGCACCGTCCGGGAGAAGGTCCACGACCTGCTGGACGGGATCCGATTTACCGACCGGAAGCTGGTCGAGGACGGTTTCGCGTTCGGCATGATCGTCCAGCACGAGCAGCAGCACGACGAGACGATGCTCGCCACCCACCAGCTGCGCGCCGGCGGCCCGGTGCTGGACGCCCCGCCGCCGCCCGAGCCGCGGGTCCGGGTGGGCGGCGAGGTGCTGGTGCCGGCCGGGCCGTTCACCATGGGCACCTCCACCGACCCGTGGGCGCTGGACAACGAGCGCCCCGCGCACACCGTCGAGCTGCCGGCGTACGCCATCGACGCGGCGCCGGTCACCAACGGGCAGTACCGCGCGTTCATCGCCGACGGGGGCTACGACGAGCCGCGCTGGTGGAGCGTGGCCGGCTGGCGGCACCGGGTCGAGGCCGGGCTGAGCGCGCCGATGCACTGGCGGCGCGACGGCGACGGCTGGGCGTACCGCCGGTTCGGGCGCTGGTCGCCGGTGCGCGACGACGAGCCGGTGGTGCACGTCTGCTTCCACGAGGCGGAGGCGTACGCGGCCTGGGCCGGCCGGCGGCTGCCCACCGAGGCGGAGTGGGAGAAGGCGGCCCGCTGGGATCCGGCGACCGGCCGGTCACGCCGCTACCCGTGGGGCGACGCGGACCCGACGAGCGCGCACGCCAACCTGGGGCAGCGGCACCTGTGGCCGGCCCCGGTGGGCGCGTACCCGGACGGGGCCTCGCCGCTCGGCGTGCACCAGCTCATCGGGGACGTCTGGGAGTGGACCTCGTCCGCCTTCCGCGGCCACCCGGGCTTCGCGGCGTTCCCCTACCGCGAATACTCGGAGGTCTTCTTCGGCGACGACCACCGGGTGCTGCGCGGCGGCTCGTTCGGCACCGACCGGTCGGCCTGCCGGGGCACCTTCCGCAACTGGGATTACCCGATCCGGCGGCAGATCTTCAGCGGTTTCCGCTGCGCCCGCGACGCCCGCCCCGAGGAGTCGCACGCGTGA
- the egtA gene encoding ergothioneine biosynthesis glutamate--cysteine ligase EgtA, with protein sequence MVMSPELDRTTVLGDEAAARGHLARICFKTGPPSLTGVELEWTVHDAADPTRPVDRERLRRALGRHSPVTLDPTSPAAGLRRGGTVTVEPGGQVEISSAPRPSVAALILATEADLAELRALLDAAGLVLGRTGMDPWRPPSPVVDTPRYRAMRAVFDRHGSAGRAMMYSTAGLQVCLDAGDPDRLAERWAAAHAVGPPLLAAFATADRHAGRSTGWASTRMAAWLAIDPARTRPVWSPARAHLDPLAAWTEYALAAPLLCVRDDGPDWTPPPGVTFADWLAGALPRPPTADDLEYHLSTLFPPVRPRGYLEVRYLDAQPGREWTVPLAVLAALFADPATTRDALAVAAPVAGEWVAAARRGLAERPLATAAAALFDLALAALPRLELPAGIHDETSRAIRRRRAAAERGHR encoded by the coding sequence TTGGTGATGTCGCCGGAGCTGGACCGGACCACCGTGCTGGGGGACGAGGCGGCGGCCCGCGGGCACCTCGCCAGGATCTGCTTCAAGACCGGGCCACCCAGCCTGACCGGCGTCGAGCTGGAATGGACGGTGCACGACGCTGCGGACCCGACCCGCCCGGTCGACCGCGAGCGACTGCGCCGGGCGTTGGGACGGCACAGCCCCGTCACCCTCGACCCCACCAGCCCGGCCGCCGGGCTCCGGCGCGGTGGCACCGTGACCGTGGAGCCGGGCGGGCAGGTGGAGATCTCCTCCGCGCCGCGACCGTCGGTCGCCGCGCTCATCCTGGCCACCGAGGCCGACCTCGCCGAGTTGCGGGCCCTCCTGGACGCCGCCGGCCTCGTCCTGGGCCGCACCGGCATGGACCCCTGGCGCCCCCCGAGCCCCGTCGTGGACACGCCGCGCTACCGGGCCATGCGCGCCGTCTTCGACCGGCACGGGTCGGCCGGCCGGGCGATGATGTACAGCACCGCCGGGCTCCAGGTCTGCCTGGACGCGGGCGACCCGGACCGGCTGGCCGAGCGGTGGGCCGCCGCGCACGCCGTCGGGCCGCCGCTGCTGGCCGCCTTCGCCACCGCCGACCGGCACGCCGGACGCTCCACCGGCTGGGCCTCCACCCGGATGGCCGCCTGGCTGGCCATCGACCCGGCGCGCACCCGACCGGTCTGGTCACCGGCCCGCGCCCACCTCGACCCGCTCGCCGCCTGGACCGAGTACGCGCTCGCCGCGCCGCTGCTCTGCGTGCGCGACGACGGTCCGGATTGGACGCCGCCGCCGGGCGTCACCTTCGCCGACTGGCTGGCCGGGGCGCTGCCGCGCCCGCCGACCGCCGACGACCTGGAATACCACCTCAGCACGCTCTTCCCGCCGGTCCGCCCGCGCGGCTACCTGGAGGTCCGCTACCTGGACGCCCAGCCCGGTCGGGAGTGGACCGTGCCGCTGGCGGTGCTGGCGGCGCTCTTCGCCGACCCCGCCACCACCCGCGACGCCCTCGCCGTCGCCGCCCCGGTCGCCGGCGAATGGGTCGCGGCGGCCCGGCGCGGGCTGGCCGAGCGACCGCTGGCGACCGCCGCGGCGGCCCTGTTCGACCTGGCCCTGGCGGCCCTGCCCCGGCTGGAGCTGCCGGCCGGGATCCACGACGAGACGAGCCGAGCGATCCGGCGGCGCCGCGCCGCCGCGGAGAGGGGACACCGGTGA
- a CDS encoding sensor histidine kinase, which translates to MTVERIVFGRPLRSVAFDVAVSGLVALFAVLGIFAENGGVAETTVGLVMALVLLFRRTHPSAVAAGVAVLALLQVVVGWGPLAYDIGVLIALYSVVKYADRLRDGVLAGIVAAIGVLLAAAQMPGPAPWWAGALYYGLVTGAVWLVGLNVRTRRLYVVSLEERATTLEREREAEARAAVAEERTRIARELHDVVAHSMAVMIVQADGVRFTIDRDPDTAREAAKVVADTGRQALEEMRRLVGVLREPSRPEPAAAPAAPDAALDAEPAHRRPALIELPDLLDRFRAAGLRITDTATGTPVALPPGLELTVYRVVQESLTNALKHAGVGAAVELRYDWSADAVVVRAVDDGRGRPVVRPAPSGGHGLVGMRERVGVYDGSLAAGPTLGGGWRVEARLPLPSASGTEEGKAAA; encoded by the coding sequence GTGACCGTGGAGCGCATCGTCTTCGGCCGCCCGCTGCGCAGCGTCGCGTTCGACGTCGCCGTCTCCGGGCTGGTGGCCCTCTTCGCCGTCCTGGGGATCTTCGCCGAGAACGGCGGCGTCGCGGAAACCACCGTCGGCCTGGTGATGGCGCTGGTCCTGCTGTTCCGGCGGACCCACCCGTCGGCGGTGGCGGCCGGGGTGGCCGTGCTCGCGCTGCTCCAGGTGGTCGTCGGCTGGGGTCCGCTGGCCTACGACATCGGCGTGCTCATCGCCCTCTACAGCGTGGTCAAGTACGCCGACCGGCTGCGCGACGGCGTCCTGGCCGGGATCGTCGCCGCGATCGGCGTGCTGCTCGCCGCCGCCCAGATGCCCGGCCCGGCGCCGTGGTGGGCCGGCGCGCTCTACTACGGCCTGGTCACCGGGGCGGTCTGGTTGGTCGGGCTGAACGTGCGGACCCGCCGGCTCTACGTGGTGAGCCTGGAGGAGCGGGCCACCACCCTGGAACGCGAGCGGGAGGCCGAGGCCCGGGCGGCGGTCGCCGAGGAACGCACCCGGATCGCCCGTGAGCTGCACGACGTCGTCGCGCACAGCATGGCCGTCATGATCGTGCAGGCCGACGGGGTGCGGTTCACCATCGACCGCGACCCGGACACCGCGCGGGAGGCGGCCAAGGTGGTGGCGGACACCGGGCGGCAGGCGCTGGAGGAGATGCGGCGCCTCGTCGGCGTACTCCGGGAACCGAGCCGGCCGGAGCCGGCGGCCGCGCCGGCCGCGCCCGACGCCGCCCTGGACGCCGAGCCGGCGCACCGGCGGCCGGCCCTGATCGAGCTGCCCGACCTGCTGGACCGCTTCCGCGCCGCCGGCCTGCGGATCACCGACACCGCCACCGGCACGCCCGTCGCCCTGCCGCCCGGCCTGGAACTGACCGTCTACCGGGTCGTACAGGAGAGCCTCACCAACGCGCTCAAGCACGCCGGCGTGGGCGCGGCGGTCGAGCTGCGCTACGACTGGTCCGCGGACGCCGTCGTGGTCCGGGCGGTCGACGACGGGCGCGGCCGTCCGGTGGTGCGGCCGGCGCCGTCCGGCGGGCACGGCCTGGTCGGCATGCGCGAGCGGGTCGGGGTGTACGACGGCAGCCTCGCCGCCGGCCCCACGCTGGGCGGGGGGTGGCGGGTCGAGGCGCGGCTGCCGCTACCGTCGGCGTCGGGCACCGAGGAAGGGAAGGCGGCGGCATGA
- a CDS encoding ABC transporter permease, giving the protein MLRLTLRQIRADGLRLLLSSLAIVLGVAFVAGTLMLTDGMRAGAYERAGAFDRHTDLAAYAGTTPLPPSLVDRVRAVDGVAAAEGELTGTAGVVGADGRPVLGYAVLAAIPTDPALQSYDVVAGRLPQRTGELVLDEETVADQHFALGSPVRVGGNGGPARPYTLVGTVDVAGSSRDVGGPFIGLAGPDALAVGGERGYGRIMVAARPGVDRAALADRVRAAVGPAVAVRDRAAILDEAVADAVRDRRQFELFLGTFAAVAVVVAGFVIANTFAIVLAQRSRRTALLRLVGATRGQVYRAALGEAALTGLLASAAGVLAGVGLAAGLGALLSTLDAPVGDVVTVTARTVLLSLGLGTLLTLVAAAVPSWQGTRVAPVAALTDAAVQPAGRAGRVRLVAGALVLAAGVAALVGAGALGQVPLVAAGGVLAFLGIVLFGPVLVPALVRLLGLPARRLLGVPAALAVANAVRNPRRVAATATAMVIGIGLVSAFVVGAGSAKAGIERAVDAEIGVDFVVTGIGGDLPAPLAGELAARPELGVVHEQRSRVVDGIEVRAAHPALVRRTLSAVDAGDPAALGPGTVLVHRELAAARGWSVGSSVPLAGRSFRVAAVVADDTPALAGSPVPAGHVVDVADADFARLFPAERGHLAEVDPADGVSTDVARAAMESVLTRYPTVNLLDQAAYKKMLTGTVDLVLGFVTALLGLAVVIALVGVANTLTLSVVERTRENAVLRAVGLTRGGMRAVLAVEAVLTALVGTLLGVALGTGVAAGGMAVLARIGGDFTLVLPWGRLGLIVAVAVVAALAASILPARRALSRPVVAALGAE; this is encoded by the coding sequence ATGCTGCGCCTGACCCTGCGTCAGATCCGCGCCGACGGGCTGCGCCTGCTGCTCTCCTCGCTGGCGATCGTCCTCGGCGTCGCCTTCGTGGCCGGCACCCTGATGCTCACCGACGGCATGCGCGCCGGGGCCTACGAGCGGGCCGGCGCCTTCGACCGGCACACCGATCTGGCCGCGTACGCCGGCACGACCCCGCTGCCGCCGTCCCTGGTCGACCGGGTGCGCGCGGTCGACGGGGTGGCCGCCGCCGAGGGGGAGCTGACCGGCACCGCCGGGGTGGTGGGCGCCGACGGGCGGCCGGTGCTCGGCTACGCCGTGCTCGCCGCGATCCCCACCGACCCGGCCCTCCAGTCGTACGACGTCGTGGCCGGGCGGCTGCCGCAGCGGACCGGCGAGCTGGTGCTCGACGAGGAGACCGTCGCCGACCAGCACTTCGCCCTCGGCAGCCCGGTGCGGGTCGGCGGGAACGGCGGGCCGGCCCGCCCGTACACGCTGGTCGGCACCGTCGACGTGGCCGGCAGCTCGCGCGACGTCGGCGGCCCGTTCATCGGCCTGGCCGGCCCGGACGCCCTCGCCGTGGGCGGGGAGCGTGGCTACGGCCGGATCATGGTGGCCGCGCGGCCCGGGGTGGACCGGGCGGCGCTCGCCGACCGGGTACGCGCGGCGGTCGGGCCGGCGGTCGCCGTGCGGGACCGCGCGGCGATCCTCGACGAGGCCGTCGCCGACGCGGTCCGCGACCGGCGGCAGTTCGAGCTGTTCCTGGGCACCTTCGCGGCGGTGGCGGTGGTGGTCGCCGGCTTCGTGATCGCCAACACCTTTGCCATCGTGCTCGCCCAGCGGTCCCGGCGGACCGCGCTGCTGCGGCTGGTCGGCGCCACCCGGGGGCAGGTCTACCGGGCCGCCCTCGGCGAGGCGGCGCTGACCGGGCTGCTCGCCTCGGCGGCCGGGGTGCTGGCCGGGGTGGGCCTGGCCGCGGGCCTCGGCGCGCTGCTGTCCACCCTCGACGCGCCGGTCGGCGACGTGGTCACCGTCACGGCCCGGACGGTGCTGCTCTCCCTCGGGCTCGGGACGCTGCTGACCCTGGTGGCCGCCGCCGTGCCGTCCTGGCAGGGCACCCGGGTCGCGCCGGTGGCCGCCCTGACCGACGCCGCCGTGCAGCCCGCCGGCCGGGCCGGCCGGGTCCGGCTCGTGGCCGGAGCGCTGGTCCTCGCCGCCGGGGTGGCCGCCCTGGTCGGCGCCGGAGCCCTCGGCCAGGTGCCGCTGGTCGCCGCCGGCGGGGTGCTGGCCTTCCTGGGCATCGTGCTGTTCGGCCCGGTGCTGGTGCCGGCCCTGGTCCGGCTGCTCGGCCTGCCGGCCCGCCGGCTGCTCGGCGTTCCGGCCGCGCTGGCCGTGGCGAACGCCGTGCGCAACCCGCGCCGGGTCGCGGCCACCGCCACCGCGATGGTCATCGGCATCGGTCTGGTCTCCGCGTTCGTGGTCGGCGCGGGCAGCGCGAAGGCGGGCATCGAGCGCGCCGTGGACGCGGAGATCGGGGTGGACTTCGTGGTCACCGGGATCGGCGGGGACCTGCCGGCGCCGCTGGCCGGGGAACTGGCCGCCCGGCCCGAGCTGGGCGTGGTGCACGAGCAGCGCAGCCGGGTCGTCGACGGGATCGAGGTGCGCGCCGCCCACCCGGCGCTGGTCCGGCGGACGCTGTCCGCCGTGGACGCCGGTGACCCGGCCGCCCTCGGTCCGGGCACGGTGCTGGTGCACCGGGAGCTGGCCGCGGCCCGCGGCTGGTCCGTGGGCAGCAGCGTCCCGCTCGCCGGCCGCTCGTTCCGGGTCGCCGCCGTGGTGGCCGACGACACCCCGGCCCTGGCCGGCAGCCCCGTGCCCGCCGGGCACGTGGTGGACGTCGCCGACGCCGACTTCGCCCGCCTCTTCCCGGCCGAGCGCGGCCACCTGGCCGAGGTGGACCCCGCCGACGGGGTGTCCACCGACGTCGCGCGGGCCGCCATGGAGTCGGTGCTCACCCGCTATCCGACGGTCAACCTGCTGGACCAGGCGGCCTACAAGAAGATGCTCACCGGCACGGTGGACCTGGTGCTCGGCTTCGTCACCGCGCTGCTCGGCCTGGCCGTGGTGATCGCGCTGGTCGGCGTGGCGAACACGCTCACCCTGTCGGTGGTGGAGCGGACCCGGGAGAACGCGGTGCTGCGCGCCGTGGGCCTGACCCGCGGCGGGATGCGGGCGGTGCTCGCCGTCGAGGCGGTGCTCACCGCGCTGGTCGGCACGCTGCTCGGCGTCGCCCTGGGCACCGGGGTGGCCGCCGGCGGGATGGCCGTGCTGGCCCGCATCGGCGGGGATTTCACCCTGGTGCTGCCGTGGGGGCGGCTCGGCCTGATCGTCGCGGTGGCGGTGGTCGCCGCGCTGGCCGCCTCGATCCTGCCGGCCCGGCGGGCGCTGTCCCGACCGGTGGTGGCGGCCCTCGGCGCGGAGTGA
- the egtC gene encoding ergothioneine biosynthesis protein EgtC, with protein sequence MCRHLAYLGPPVSLRSLLFDPPYGLLRQSWAPRDMRGGGTINADGFGVGWYPDGGEPVRYRRAQPMWSDTTLPELAAVTTAGGVLAAVRSATVGMPLHETAAAPFAEGRWLFSHNGVVRGWPDSLVPLAGGLPLRDLLTLEVPTDSALLWALVRHRLRAGATPGDAVAGTVAAVAAAAPGSRLNLLLTDGVTVAASVAGHALSVRRTPESVLLASEPSDDDPGWRPVPDGRLVVATAAGLDVRELTVA encoded by the coding sequence ATGTGCCGTCACCTGGCGTACCTCGGTCCGCCGGTCAGCCTGCGGAGCCTGCTCTTCGACCCGCCGTACGGGCTGCTGCGGCAGTCCTGGGCGCCCCGCGACATGCGCGGCGGCGGCACGATCAACGCCGACGGCTTCGGCGTCGGCTGGTATCCGGACGGCGGGGAACCGGTCCGCTACCGGCGGGCACAGCCGATGTGGAGCGACACCACCCTGCCGGAGCTGGCCGCGGTGACCACCGCGGGCGGGGTGCTGGCCGCCGTCCGATCTGCCACGGTCGGCATGCCGCTGCACGAGACGGCGGCCGCGCCGTTCGCCGAGGGGCGTTGGTTGTTCAGCCACAACGGGGTGGTGCGTGGCTGGCCGGACAGCCTGGTCCCGCTGGCCGGCGGGCTGCCCCTCCGCGATCTGCTGACCCTGGAGGTGCCGACCGACTCGGCGCTGCTCTGGGCGCTGGTCCGGCACCGGCTGCGGGCCGGCGCCACGCCCGGCGACGCGGTGGCCGGGACCGTCGCGGCGGTCGCCGCCGCCGCCCCCGGATCACGGCTGAACCTCCTGCTCACCGACGGCGTCACGGTGGCCGCCAGCGTGGCCGGGCACGCGCTGTCGGTACGCCGTACCCCGGAATCGGTGCTGCTCGCCTCCGAACCCTCCGACGACGACCCCGGCTGGCGGCCGGTGCCGGACGGCCGGCTGGTGGTGGCGACCGCCGCCGGGCTGGACGTCCGGGAGCTGACGGTCGCCTGA
- a CDS encoding serine/threonine-protein kinase, protein MLTSDVVLSGRYRLDDRVATGGMGDVWRATDLVLGRPVAVKVLLPALVSDPDFIARFRSEARIMASLRHPGVVQVFDCGEDELPDGSRADYLVMEFVAGEPLSRRIEAAGQLGVGETMSIVAQVAQALHGAHARGIVHRDVKPSNLLVQDDGTVVLVDFGVARSTNVTSITSTNAVPGTALYMAPEQAAGRPVSGATDVYALGAVAYCCLTGSPPFTGDNPLQVAVRHLDDEPPELPEDIPQPVRDLVARALAKDPADRFPTAAAMAEAARAAGSESPTAMVPVTLRGATGSSHTRDDLAATPGALVAPARRPRRRGTLVGAAAAVLVALTALGAALGAAKNADAPATRLDTTAPAIAPSNSVADVAVTDGPPTDEGGHSYRPVGPTGRPSTSGSASPSPSASGSAQPSPSGVPSTLPTAPSTAPTTSSPPVETTAPTETTSTTTAPPDGGDGGGEGGGAQPASRR, encoded by the coding sequence GTGTTGACTTCCGACGTCGTACTCAGCGGTCGGTACCGCCTTGATGACCGTGTCGCCACCGGCGGCATGGGCGACGTCTGGCGTGCCACGGACCTGGTGCTCGGCCGTCCGGTCGCGGTGAAGGTCCTGCTGCCCGCGCTGGTCTCCGATCCCGACTTCATCGCCCGCTTCCGCTCCGAGGCACGGATCATGGCCTCGCTGCGCCACCCGGGCGTGGTCCAGGTCTTCGACTGCGGGGAGGACGAGCTGCCCGACGGGAGCCGGGCCGACTACCTGGTCATGGAGTTCGTGGCGGGCGAGCCCCTCTCCCGGCGCATCGAGGCCGCCGGGCAGCTCGGGGTCGGCGAGACCATGTCGATCGTGGCGCAGGTGGCCCAGGCCCTGCACGGGGCGCACGCCCGGGGCATCGTTCACCGCGACGTGAAGCCGAGCAACCTGCTCGTGCAGGACGACGGGACCGTGGTCCTGGTCGACTTCGGGGTCGCCCGGTCGACAAACGTGACCAGCATCACCAGCACCAACGCGGTGCCCGGCACCGCCCTCTACATGGCTCCCGAGCAGGCCGCCGGGCGGCCGGTCTCCGGCGCCACCGACGTCTACGCACTTGGCGCGGTGGCCTACTGCTGCCTCACCGGGAGCCCGCCGTTCACCGGGGACAACCCGCTGCAGGTGGCCGTCCGGCACCTCGACGACGAGCCGCCGGAGCTGCCGGAGGACATCCCGCAGCCGGTGCGGGACCTGGTGGCCCGGGCCCTGGCCAAGGACCCGGCGGACCGCTTCCCCACTGCCGCCGCGATGGCCGAGGCGGCCCGCGCGGCCGGCTCCGAGTCGCCCACCGCCATGGTGCCGGTGACGCTGCGCGGCGCCACCGGGTCGAGCCACACCCGGGACGACCTGGCCGCCACGCCGGGCGCCCTGGTGGCCCCGGCCCGCCGGCCGCGCCGGCGCGGCACGCTGGTCGGTGCGGCGGCCGCGGTGCTGGTGGCGCTGACCGCGCTGGGCGCGGCCCTGGGCGCGGCGAAGAATGCCGATGCTCCGGCCACCCGGCTCGACACGACCGCGCCGGCGATCGCCCCGAGCAACTCGGTCGCGGACGTCGCGGTCACCGACGGGCCGCCGACGGACGAGGGCGGCCACAGCTACCGCCCGGTGGGCCCCACCGGCCGGCCGTCGACCTCCGGCTCGGCGAGCCCGAGCCCCTCCGCGAGCGGATCGGCCCAGCCGAGCCCGTCCGGCGTCCCGTCGACCCTGCCGACCGCGCCGAGCACGGCCCCGACCACCAGCTCGCCGCCGGTGGAAACCACGGCGCCGACCGAGACGACGTCGACCACGACCGCCCCTCCGGACGGTGGCGACGGCGGGGGCGAGGGCGGCGGGGCGCAGCCGGCGTCGCGCCGCTGA
- a CDS encoding ABC transporter ATP-binding protein, whose translation MSATTTTGVAVTARELRKEYGAGPHRVVALDGVDLDLAAARFTAVMGPSGSGKSTLLHCLAGLDRPSAGSVRIGDADLARLDDRRLTRLRRDRIGFVFQKFNLLPTLTAEENIVLPLAIAGRRPDPEWLRQVVTAVGLADRLRHRPAELSGGQQQRVAVARALVTRPWVIFADEPTGNLDSRSGAEVLRLLREAVDTLGQTVVMVTHDPKAAAHADRVVFLADGRLVDELHAPTAGEVLDALTRLEAGAPAAGR comes from the coding sequence TTGTCCGCAACCACCACCACCGGCGTCGCCGTCACCGCCCGTGAGCTGCGCAAGGAGTACGGCGCCGGCCCGCACCGGGTCGTCGCGCTCGACGGCGTCGACCTCGATCTGGCCGCCGCCCGGTTCACCGCCGTGATGGGTCCGTCCGGCTCCGGCAAGTCCACCCTGCTGCACTGCCTCGCCGGCCTGGACCGGCCATCCGCCGGCAGCGTGCGCATCGGCGACGCCGACCTCGCCCGCCTGGACGACCGCCGGCTGACCCGGCTGCGCCGGGACCGGATCGGCTTCGTCTTCCAGAAGTTCAACCTGCTGCCCACCCTCACCGCCGAGGAGAACATCGTGCTGCCGCTGGCCATCGCCGGCCGGCGGCCCGACCCGGAGTGGCTGCGCCAGGTGGTGACCGCGGTCGGCCTCGCCGACCGTCTCCGCCACCGGCCCGCCGAGCTCTCCGGCGGCCAGCAGCAGCGGGTCGCCGTGGCCCGGGCCCTGGTCACCCGGCCGTGGGTGATCTTCGCCGACGAACCCACCGGCAACCTGGACTCGCGTTCCGGCGCGGAGGTGCTGCGGCTGCTCCGCGAGGCGGTGGACACGCTCGGCCAGACCGTGGTCATGGTGACCCACGACCCGAAGGCCGCCGCCCACGCCGACCGGGTGGTCTTCCTCGCCGACGGGCGGCTGGTCGACGAGCTGCACGCCCCGACCGCCGGTGAGGTCCTCGACGCGCTCACCCGGCTCGAGGCCGGCGCGCCGGCGGCGGGGCGGTGA
- a CDS encoding response regulator yields MTVRVVIVDDQALVRAGFRMVLDSQPDLAVVGEAIDGADALRVLDRVEADVVVMDLRMPTMDGVEATKRICARPAERRPRVLVLTTFDTEADAFAALRAGASGFLLKNVPPEDLLAAIRVVAEGDSVVAPSITRRLLDRFAGQLGPAPTEDPRLAQLTEREREVLLLVAQGLSNAEIAARVHVAEATVKTHVGRILAKLQLRDRVQAVVLAYESGLVTPGG; encoded by the coding sequence ATGACCGTACGGGTGGTGATCGTCGACGACCAGGCGCTGGTGCGCGCCGGGTTCCGGATGGTGCTCGACTCCCAGCCCGACCTCGCCGTGGTGGGCGAGGCCATCGACGGCGCGGACGCCCTGCGGGTGCTGGACCGGGTCGAGGCCGACGTGGTGGTGATGGACCTGCGGATGCCGACCATGGACGGCGTGGAGGCCACGAAGCGGATCTGCGCCCGCCCGGCCGAGCGCCGCCCCCGGGTGCTGGTGCTCACCACCTTCGACACCGAGGCCGACGCGTTCGCCGCGCTGCGGGCCGGTGCCAGCGGCTTCCTGCTCAAGAACGTGCCGCCGGAGGACCTGCTCGCCGCCATCCGGGTGGTCGCCGAGGGCGACTCGGTGGTGGCCCCGTCGATCACCCGGCGGCTGCTCGACCGGTTCGCCGGGCAGCTCGGGCCGGCGCCCACCGAGGACCCGCGGCTGGCCCAGCTCACCGAGCGGGAGCGGGAGGTGCTGCTGCTCGTGGCGCAGGGTCTCTCCAACGCCGAGATCGCCGCCCGGGTGCACGTCGCGGAGGCGACCGTGAAGACCCACGTCGGCCGGATCCTCGCCAAGCTCCAGCTCCGCGACCGGGTCCAGGCCGTCGTGCTGGCGTACGAGAGCGGGCTGGTCACCCCCGGCGGCTGA
- a CDS encoding RNA polymerase sigma factor yields the protein MTGELSEAVAGAQAGDEEAFRFLYRSLQPGLLRYLTALVGADAEDVASETWLQISRDLPRFTGGEFRAWTVTIARNRAMDHLRRQRRRPALPVPVQALSELAGDADTAERAGETIGTESALALIASLPPREAEAVLLRAVIGLDAETAGRVLGRRAGAVRTAAHRGLRRLAGLLERADQDQPADRAGEATPPRARDGRGRQAPQAPKAEPADG from the coding sequence ATGACCGGTGAGCTGAGCGAGGCGGTCGCCGGCGCGCAGGCGGGCGACGAGGAGGCGTTCCGCTTCCTCTACCGCAGCCTGCAGCCCGGCCTGCTGCGCTACCTCACCGCCCTGGTCGGCGCCGACGCCGAGGACGTGGCCTCGGAGACGTGGCTGCAGATCTCCCGCGACCTGCCCCGCTTCACCGGCGGCGAGTTCCGCGCCTGGACCGTCACGATCGCCCGCAACCGGGCCATGGACCACCTGCGCCGGCAGCGCCGGCGGCCCGCCCTGCCGGTGCCCGTTCAGGCACTCAGCGAGCTGGCCGGGGACGCGGACACCGCCGAGCGGGCCGGCGAGACCATCGGCACCGAGAGTGCCCTCGCGCTGATCGCCAGCCTGCCGCCCCGTGAGGCGGAAGCGGTGCTGCTGCGGGCCGTGATCGGGCTTGACGCGGAGACCGCCGGCCGGGTGCTCGGGCGGCGGGCCGGCGCGGTGCGCACCGCCGCGCACCGGGGGCTGCGGCGCCTGGCCGGGCTGCTGGAGCGCGCCGACCAGGATCAACCGGCGGACCGGGCCGGGGAAGCGACGCCGCCCCGCGCCCGTGACGGCCGGGGGCGGCAGGCGCCGCAGGCGCCCAAGGCCGAGCCGGCGGACGGTTGA